The following is a genomic window from Diceros bicornis minor isolate mBicDic1 chromosome 1 unlocalized genomic scaffold, mDicBic1.mat.cur SUPER_1_unloc_3, whole genome shotgun sequence.
ccgggtgaaggaagttaagaccagAGCTGGGACaaggatggagtgtatgtgagaaccagtgtgcaactggaattggtgttactgggaggaaggaggagctgagcagttATGCTGGTTCTGAATTGGGTGACCCCATGCGTGGGTGGTgctgccactgggacagaagacgacagattataatgagtgcaggactctggtctggtctcaggccagctctcagtgatggccatcgctctccctctcatcttgcagctttggggcacaaactgaagaccctcacagtcaacgtcaccatctccaccctccggtattcatcagacaggagtaacagctcagccacgttcaactccactgacagggtcctgcagagcctggtgagaccctggtcctagcagctcctggtgggttaaatccaacccagcccctcccccaacctctgtccctcctgctcctcctcctcctccttcatccccagctggatccttgttcaagaagagcagacTGGGaccattctactcgagttgcagactggtctccctcaggtgagaccctcccctgagcatttgccccttataaccacttttgtgaccacctctccttgtctccccactgtcctcccatttcctccttccagttcggGACCCCACTccaagaggtttcaggacctctctctagagtccccacatccctctctccccaggcctgagaaggatgagcagccaccagtgtgacgccatctgcacccaccaccctgatcccgtgggccaccatgcctctgttctgggagcggagagtctccacctgtctgctcttcctctcggtggcttcaggctctgcagcccagagtttatccatccagagagagcaccagctacatttctgcatcatcatcgggaacctcagcaacctggagcccacatcctcggagtacaccgccctgctgagagacacccaggaccaggtgagGTCTCCCCTCTACCGTCTCTCCTTGCTCTGAGGGCAGCgtcattcctccgcctgacttacatctgttatgtcattgtttcaacccttcattttcgctgcgtgtctgggttctctcagtgtccagaggtgatgttctacctgccttccccatttctcacaggggtaaactgaagctcataaatgggagtattgtgcctaaggtcacgcagtgagttaggggcagtgccaggatttgaagtcaggtctcccttgcccaaaagtctgtgatctttcactggctccagtggctccctgcatccccaggagacctccatctcacccactctccctcgcatttgttctaggtcaccaagctctacagaggcagccagctgtgagacatattccactcctccctggtcaccgacttgatgtaggttgaggagattggaagcattggctgagctagtggctgatgactctgagctcaagtgacacatccttgatctggaagttacTGACATGGTggccattctgccccacatccctgtcagctaatcctaccatctcctttcATAGGTTTTCAGGAGATGacaaaagcattaacatttggggccaccaacctccagcatcctcctcctcctcctcttctggagactttcaacaaatatcagcagtctaactgtgcactccagtagtggagccattaagcacatggggcaatttaaattttttatacacctattgagaTACGGTTCACACATTGTGTGTAGAgaagagtgtattttttaggtttttctatatacaatatcttctcctctgcacaacaaatagttttacctcttcccttccaatctgggtttcttttattcttttttcttgcctaattgccctcattagaacttctagtacctgtgattaacgtgataagggaagacatcattgtcttgtccctggtcttagggggaaattttcagtctttcaccattgaatgtggtgttagctgtgggtttttcatcgatgctgtttataggttgagaaagtttttttctattcctaatttgttgagtgttttcttttttagatatgaaaggcattgtattttgtcaaattcttttctgtatatgtggttgagattgcgtggtattggcccttattctattaatatggtgtattacataatcaagttttcagatattaagccaaacCTTAAACTAGAGTTGAgatattaagatgttctcaagtctttcctgggcgtgccatagccctgagcccttgtggccttctagatgcctgcaaatacactgcagcttttcaaaggcccctgtggacatcacattcccccaatttttcttctcagtttttggctcacctcttgcctgcctcatctggtatcactccctcaggcaactacaatagaaaacaattagccctgattgtttttagcaagtgccctggggtcggactttcctccctggggaaGCTCTGAGTtaagtaacgacaagccctgaacatggggctttctcggggagctgccaggcaggtcagctagtgacagttcggtggggatggctcttttgagagctccaaacctattatggctgctgggctgctggatgtctcagccactatagttctgagactgatggttttcaaatttATGGAGGacattgtgagagcaggatgggatagtgcaagttatagtgccacaaacttggctccctttatcaagattccaccatgtttcttcactaaaccctcctcagaatcttacaagccgttgattaatttctagacttctgaaaattagattttgaccatttttaccagtgttctcattgtttttattcatttgcagaagtccttactccaaagtttcagaaatgttctccctgtggttatttatttataaattaattactttaaatgaaattatatgagAAATTAAGTTCCtgactcacacacactagccacattttaagtgcttgataacaacatgaggctaataatgagtgtatttggtagtgcagacaaatgtttacattattgcagaaagttctcttggacaggactctgaagcagggaatctagaa
Proteins encoded in this region:
- the LOC131401561 gene encoding uncharacterized protein LOC131401561 isoform X1; this encodes MSSHQCDAICTHHPDPVGHHASVLGAESLHLSALPLGGFRLCSPEFIHPERAPATFLHHHREPQQPGAHILGVHRPAERHPGPGLSPTVTTLERTPCVPCRLGTETGQSCHL
- the LOC131401561 gene encoding uncharacterized protein LOC131401561 isoform X2, whose amino-acid sequence is MPLFWERRVSTCLLFLSVASGSAAQSLSIQREHQLHFCIIIGNLSNLEPTSSEYTALLRDTQDQNILPTEMMPWLRSQVNLQEASAHGRGSVS
- the LOC131401561 gene encoding mucin-16-like isoform X3, producing MPLFWERRVSTCLLFLSVASGSAAQSLSIQREHQLHFCIIIGNLSNLEPTSSEYTALLRDTQDQVTKLYRGSQL